Proteins from a single region of Bradyrhizobium diazoefficiens:
- a CDS encoding transcriptional coactivator p15/PC4 family protein, with translation MGKRPELVEPVIVDRFFSNRRKDVITTTLQTFKGHALVDLRKHVHDREGKIHPTTKGITMKVTRLPELAKAIGKALEQARALGLLNGEDAE, from the coding sequence ATGGGAAAGCGCCCTGAGCTCGTCGAGCCGGTCATCGTCGACCGCTTCTTTTCCAATCGCCGCAAGGACGTGATCACCACGACATTGCAGACCTTCAAGGGCCATGCCCTCGTCGATTTGCGAAAGCACGTCCACGACAGGGAAGGGAAAATTCATCCAACTACCAAGGGCATCACCATGAAGGTGACGCGTCTTCCCGAGCTTGCGAAGGCGATCGGCAAGGCATTGGAGCAGGCGAGGGCGCTCGGTCTCCTCAACGGCGAGGACGCCGAATGA
- a CDS encoding helix-turn-helix domain-containing protein, translating to MDRPNPAPESVLLPPKWDGRATFSVDELPEIFPISRAGAYAAVAKGEIGSIRIGRRIVIPRSVIERMLAAA from the coding sequence ATGGACAGACCCAATCCGGCCCCGGAGAGCGTGCTGCTCCCCCCAAAATGGGACGGTCGCGCAACCTTCTCGGTCGACGAACTGCCGGAAATCTTCCCCATCTCGCGAGCGGGCGCCTATGCGGCGGTCGCAAAGGGGGAGATCGGCTCGATCCGCATCGGCCGGCGTATTGTGATCCCTCGCTCAGTGATCGAGCGCATGCTGGCTGCGGCCTGA
- a CDS encoding TraY domain-containing protein: protein MTNKPRKRRSPGGGRKPAGPIRGNASWLQARITEDLRARLDEAASASGRSLSQEAQLRLQQSFNLPAEMQKRWGTPEVKALAQLVSRLARSVQATVGANPFTEAGDLAWHRNAFTHAAVEAGISTLLAHYKPAGIPAPPPEVQKLAARAPDQAEPENLGRSCAMGLLSQIAIMGAPPKQPSANVAYGDGHYVFPDIRSILGDTDEE from the coding sequence ATGACAAATAAGCCAAGGAAACGACGATCACCTGGGGGCGGCCGCAAGCCGGCCGGCCCTATTCGCGGCAACGCATCGTGGCTACAGGCCCGGATCACGGAAGATTTGCGGGCGCGCCTTGATGAAGCGGCAAGCGCCAGCGGGAGATCTCTGTCTCAAGAGGCGCAACTTCGACTTCAGCAGTCGTTCAATCTACCGGCTGAGATGCAGAAGAGATGGGGGACGCCTGAGGTCAAAGCTCTGGCTCAACTCGTTTCGCGCCTGGCGCGATCAGTCCAGGCAACTGTCGGCGCCAATCCGTTCACCGAGGCGGGTGATCTGGCTTGGCATCGAAATGCCTTTACCCACGCGGCCGTCGAGGCAGGCATCAGCACCCTGCTCGCGCACTACAAGCCAGCCGGAATCCCCGCTCCCCCGCCGGAGGTGCAAAAACTGGCGGCTCGGGCGCCCGATCAAGCCGAACCGGAAAATTTGGGGCGTTCCTGCGCAATGGGACTTCTAAGCCAGATAGCGATTATGGGGGCTCCGCCCAAGCAGCCGAGCGCAAACGTTGCCTACGGTGACGGCCACTACGTTTTTCCAGACATCCGCAGCATATTAGGGGATACCGATGAAGAATAA
- a CDS encoding tyrosine-type recombinase/integrase: MKNKRGHGEGGIDERGENIFRLRWRANGKRHTKTFRGTKVEARKELRSLTTKVDTGEHVDPNKITVGQWIDQWIAAGAPGRKKTKVGQRTLERYEELLRLHVKPKLGDKALQKLKATEIDELYGELEQRLAPMTVHHVHTCFNSALSTAERKGMLASNPMTRIEQLPSAGESDHGLALDEPDLRTLVNGFKTSATMYAPVAVDAATGARRNELLAFRWTDFSAEQKTLRVERALEVTKKFGTRYKAPKTWRGKRTIALDDGTVALLLAERAKHQRLLAGIPDGAEVDLSLVRLPDDALIFPGAPPAGQDFSFSRPRDPSAFSKRFRAIADTLGFEGFELHHIRGTHATLLLDKGVPVHTVAERIGDDPAVLLKNYAKRKRKQTADTSVATVINAISAGILGS, from the coding sequence ATGAAGAATAAGCGGGGCCACGGCGAAGGCGGCATCGACGAGCGCGGCGAGAACATCTTTCGGCTGCGTTGGCGCGCGAATGGCAAACGTCACACCAAGACGTTTCGCGGAACGAAGGTCGAGGCCCGCAAAGAACTGCGATCGTTGACCACGAAGGTTGACACCGGCGAGCACGTCGACCCCAACAAGATCACCGTGGGACAGTGGATCGATCAATGGATCGCCGCGGGCGCGCCTGGTCGGAAGAAGACCAAGGTCGGGCAGCGGACCTTGGAGCGTTATGAGGAATTGTTGCGCCTGCATGTCAAACCCAAGCTGGGCGACAAGGCTCTTCAGAAGCTGAAGGCCACCGAGATTGACGAGCTTTATGGCGAGCTCGAGCAACGGTTGGCGCCGATGACGGTGCACCACGTCCATACCTGCTTCAACTCGGCCCTATCGACGGCCGAGCGCAAGGGCATGCTGGCAAGTAATCCGATGACGCGAATCGAGCAGTTGCCGTCGGCCGGCGAGAGTGACCACGGCCTGGCGCTCGACGAGCCCGACCTCAGGACCTTGGTGAATGGCTTCAAAACGTCCGCGACGATGTATGCGCCGGTGGCGGTCGACGCGGCGACGGGGGCCCGCCGTAACGAGCTGCTCGCCTTCCGCTGGACCGACTTCAGCGCCGAACAGAAGACCCTGAGGGTCGAGCGGGCCCTGGAGGTCACGAAGAAGTTCGGGACCCGCTATAAGGCGCCCAAGACGTGGCGGGGGAAGCGCACGATCGCGCTGGACGACGGCACTGTCGCCTTGCTGCTCGCCGAGCGGGCGAAGCACCAGCGGCTCTTGGCGGGCATCCCAGACGGCGCTGAGGTCGACCTGAGCCTCGTTCGGCTGCCTGATGACGCTTTGATCTTCCCGGGCGCGCCACCTGCCGGGCAGGATTTCTCGTTCAGTAGGCCGAGAGACCCCAGCGCCTTCTCGAAACGATTCCGAGCCATTGCGGACACACTCGGCTTCGAAGGTTTCGAGCTTCACCACATCCGCGGCACCCACGCCACCCTGCTCCTGGACAAAGGGGTGCCGGTGCACACGGTTGCTGAACGGATTGGCGACGATCCCGCGGTGCTACTCAAGAACTACGCGAAGCGCAAACGCAAGCAGACGGCCGACACGTCAGTGGCGACCGTCATCAACGCTATCTCTGCCGGAATTCTTGGGTCTTGA
- a CDS encoding serine hydrolase domain-containing protein has protein sequence MTATAATRPSTAPKTPPLPEAKPETLGLSRPRLQAMSDAFKREIDKGTVPGVTVLVARRGQLGWFEALGRQSPTGSAPMARDSIFRIFSMTKPIVSIGIMALVEDGHVLLGDPVAKFIPEFANQQVGIVNGGKLELVPPKRPMTVQDLLRHTSGLTYEHQGEGPVHKLYQESRVRSRKITNAEHAALVASFPLVCHPGDEFNYSRSTDILGRIIEIVSGKSLGSFLTDRILAPLQMTETGFSTSEANASRLAEPFAADPWSGDKVALFNMVEQPVMESGGGGLVSTTMDYARFALMLRNSGTLDGNRIIGRKTLELMASDHLGPHVVTNGTLLTPGHGFGLGFAVRRDAGIAPFPGSVGQYFWSGIAGTFFWIDPKEDLFTVFMSQGPGQRDYTRTLVRDLVYAAVD, from the coding sequence ATGACCGCCACCGCCGCCACTCGCCCCTCGACAGCGCCGAAAACCCCGCCTTTGCCGGAGGCGAAGCCCGAGACACTCGGCCTGTCGCGCCCCCGCCTCCAGGCGATGTCGGATGCGTTCAAGCGCGAGATCGACAAGGGAACCGTCCCCGGCGTGACCGTGCTGGTAGCTCGCCGCGGCCAGCTCGGCTGGTTCGAGGCGCTGGGCAGGCAAAGCCCGACGGGCTCGGCGCCGATGGCGCGTGATTCGATCTTCCGTATCTTCTCGATGACCAAGCCGATCGTCTCCATCGGCATCATGGCGCTGGTCGAGGACGGCCACGTCCTGCTCGGCGATCCCGTCGCCAAATTCATTCCGGAGTTCGCCAATCAGCAGGTTGGCATCGTCAATGGCGGCAAGCTCGAGCTGGTTCCACCGAAGCGGCCAATGACGGTGCAGGACCTACTCCGCCACACTTCGGGCTTGACCTACGAGCACCAGGGCGAGGGCCCCGTGCACAAGCTCTACCAGGAGTCCCGGGTTCGCAGCCGCAAGATCACCAATGCCGAACACGCCGCGCTGGTGGCGAGCTTCCCGCTGGTCTGCCATCCCGGCGACGAGTTCAACTACAGCCGCTCCACCGACATCCTCGGCCGCATCATCGAAATCGTCAGCGGCAAATCGCTGGGCAGCTTCCTCACTGATCGCATCCTCGCGCCGCTGCAGATGACCGAGACCGGCTTCTCGACCTCCGAGGCCAATGCCAGCCGGCTTGCCGAACCGTTCGCGGCCGATCCCTGGAGCGGCGACAAGGTCGCGCTCTTCAACATGGTCGAGCAGCCGGTCATGGAATCCGGCGGCGGCGGTCTGGTCTCGACCACGATGGACTACGCCCGCTTCGCACTGATGCTGCGCAATAGCGGCACGCTCGACGGCAACCGCATCATCGGCCGCAAGACGCTGGAGCTGATGGCCTCCGATCACCTCGGGCCGCACGTCGTGACCAACGGCACGCTGCTCACGCCCGGCCACGGTTTCGGCCTCGGCTTCGCCGTGCGCCGGGACGCTGGCATCGCTCCTTTCCCCGGCAGCGTCGGCCAGTATTTCTGGAGCGGCATTGCGGGCACGTTCTTCTGGATCGATCCGAAGGAGGACCTGTTCACGGTGTTCATGAGCCAGGGCCCGGGCCAGCGCGACTACACGCGAACCTTGGTGCGCGATCTGGTTTACGCGGCGGTGGATTGA
- a CDS encoding SDR family oxidoreductase — protein sequence MTLFDMKGKVAVITGSTRGIGLAIAERMAEHGAKVVISSRKADVCEEVAKGINDKFGKGTAVAIAANISSKENLQNLVDESNRAFGKIDVLVCNAASNPYYGPLAGISDDQFRKILDNNIVANNWLISMVVPQMIERKDGSVIIVSSIGGLKGSTILGAYAISKAADMQLARNLACEYGKHNIRVNCIAPGLIKTDFAKALWDNPENLKASTARSPLLRIGIPDEIAGAAVFLGSKAGDFMTGQTMVIDGGATIS from the coding sequence ATGACCTTGTTCGACATGAAGGGCAAAGTTGCCGTCATCACCGGTTCGACGCGCGGCATCGGGCTTGCGATCGCCGAACGCATGGCCGAGCACGGCGCCAAGGTGGTGATCTCCTCGCGCAAGGCGGACGTCTGCGAAGAGGTGGCCAAAGGCATCAACGACAAGTTCGGCAAGGGCACCGCGGTCGCGATCGCCGCCAACATCTCCTCGAAGGAAAATCTGCAAAACCTCGTCGACGAGAGCAATCGCGCCTTCGGCAAGATAGACGTGCTGGTCTGCAACGCCGCGTCGAACCCGTATTACGGCCCGCTCGCCGGCATTTCCGATGACCAGTTCCGAAAAATTCTCGATAACAACATCGTCGCCAACAATTGGCTGATCTCGATGGTGGTGCCGCAGATGATCGAGCGCAAGGACGGCTCGGTGATCATCGTCTCCTCGATCGGCGGCCTCAAGGGCTCGACCATCCTCGGCGCCTACGCGATCTCCAAAGCCGCCGACATGCAGCTCGCGCGCAATCTCGCCTGCGAATACGGCAAGCACAACATTCGCGTAAACTGCATCGCGCCCGGCCTGATCAAGACCGACTTTGCGAAAGCGCTGTGGGACAATCCCGAGAACCTGAAAGCCTCGACCGCGCGCTCGCCGCTCTTGCGCATCGGCATCCCCGATGAGATCGCGGGCGCCGCGGTGTTCCTGGGTTCAAAGGCCGGCGACTTCATGACCGGCCAGACCATGGTGATCGACGGCGGTGCGACGATTAGTTGA